From one Eucalyptus grandis isolate ANBG69807.140 chromosome 9, ASM1654582v1, whole genome shotgun sequence genomic stretch:
- the LOC104419011 gene encoding endochitinase — translation MENLPRYQNHIIQTKKMLMIKTLAILSLLLALTRGGSAEQCGSQAGGKLCPGGQCCSKYGWCGTAPEYCTNGCQSQCGGGGGGDVSGLISRDTFNQLLKHRNDAGCPAKGFYTYDAFVAAAKSFPAFGTTGDAATRKREIAAFLAQTSHETTGGWASAPDGPYSWGYCYLKEQNPSAYCSPNPTYPCAPGKQYYGRGPIQLSWNYNYGQCGRAIGVDLLKNPDLVATDPVVSFKTAIWFWMTPQSPKPSCHGVITGQWAPSAADKSAGRVVGYGTVTNIINGGLECGRGKDARVEDRIGFYKRYCDILGVGYGNNLDCYSQRPFGSGLLVDTM, via the exons ATGGAAAACCTCCCAAGGTATCAAAACCATATCATCCAAACCAAGAAGATGCTCATGATCAAAACCCTAGCaattctctccctcctcttggCCCTGACCCGCGGCGGCTCCGCTGAGCAGTGCGGCAGCCAGGCTGGCGGCAAGCTGTGCCCGGGAGGGCAGTGCTGCAGCAAGTACGGTTGGTGTGGCACCGCGCCTGAATATTGCACCAACGGATGCCAAAGCCAATGCGGTGGAGGCGGGGGAGGCGACGTTAGTGGCCTCATCTCGAGAGATACATTCAATCAGTTGCTGAAGCACCGGAACGACGCCGGCTGCCCCGCCAAAGGGTTCTACACGTACGACGCTTTTGTCGCGGCCGCGAAGTCGTTCCCGGCGTTCGGGACCACTGGCGACGCGGCCACGCGTAAGCGGGAGATCGCGGCTTTCTTGGCACAGACTTCCCATGAAACGACAG GTGGGTGGGCTAGCGCACCGGACGGGCCATATTCATGGGGATATTGCTATCTGAAGGAGCAAAACCCAAGCGCGTATTGCTCTCCTAATCCGACCTACCCCTGTGCTCCTGGCAAGCAATACTACGGCCGGGGTCCAATACAGCTCTCATG GAACTATAACTACGGGCAATGCGGCAGGGCAATAGGAGTGGACCTCCTCAAGAACCCGGACCTGGTGGCGACCGACCCTGTCGTCTCGTTCAAGACGGCCATCTGGTTCTGGATGACCCCGCAGTCGCCCAAGCCATCCTGCCACGGCGTCATCACAGGGCAGTGGGCCCCATCCGCGGCGGACAAGTCAGCAGGGCGGGTCGTGGGGTACGGGACCGTGACCAACATCATCAATGGAGGCCTCGAGTGCGGCAGAGGGAAGGACGCGAGGGTGGAGGACCGGATCGGGTTCTACAAGAGATACTGCGACATACTCGGAGTGGGTTATGGCAACAACCTCGACTGCTACAGCCAAAGGCCATTCGGGTCTGGTCTCCTTGTGGATACCATGTAA